CCGTCAGCTCGATGGTGGCCCGAGTAGCTGCAGAGGTGGCAGCGAAGTGAGGGACGCCTCATGGGGACACGGCCCCTTTGTTCCCCAAGCTCACACTCACATTCGCAGCCCGAGCCTGCCAGTAGCAGGCGGTCCCTGGGCAAAGCACGGCGTACACGGCTCACCAGCTCCAGGCGCTCATGGGGTGCCAGTAGGGGGAACTCCCCGCTGGAGCCCAGCACCACCAGCCCTGAAATGCAAGCATGGGGAAGGCATCCCTGTTGTCAGGAGCTTCTTCCTGCAGCTCGTCTCCTCCCACCGTACATCCTGGGCAGTCAGAGACATATGTCCTATGCTGCGGCATTCACAGTGTGGGTGCAATCATGAGTATAGGGACAAAGAGTAGGTGCACGAGTTTGCAGCTCTGCATAGATGCTCAGAGGTCAGGAGCACCTCTCTTGTGgagacaggctgcccagaggagctatgggtcccccatccctggaggctttcaaggacaggttggatgggtcccTGGGTGGCAGCAGCACTTACCTCGGAAGGGGATGCTGGCATAGTGACTCAGGTTCCCCTCCAGCTGGCCATAGTCCACCTCTTGTGTGGGTGAGAACGGAGTGGTGAGGGGTGGGAAGATGCCCCCGAGGTCGAGCTTGGGCTGTGGTCCCAGCGGAGTGCTGAGCCCCCGGCGCAGGGCTGCCAGGGCTGGCCGGAGTGGTGAGGTGAGGCGGGAGCTGAACGCCATGCTGCCTGTGTCCTGCAGTCAGCCTGTGCCACCTGCCTTGCCAAGAGGGGTTAATGTTTGACAGGGCACGTGAGGGAGCTGTGGCCCCACAGGACAGGCGACATGGGGGTGGTAACGGATGAATGCTCTCCTCCTCTGGGATCCTGAAGGAGTTCAGCACTCCCCTGGATGAGCCCCAGCTGCATCGTCAGTGTTCCCTTTGTTTCACATTCAGAGCTGGCACGCAGCACTTGTAGGGCTAAGGAGGGGAATGGGCACTGCAAGGAGACCCAGGGCTATAAGCAGGGTTTGTTTGCTCTAGGTTTTGTTGTAGGGTCTCCTGTAAACAGGTGAGTGAGAACATTCATGAGCAGTGAGCACTGGACACAGTGCTCAGCAGAAGTGACACGTCCTTCAGGGTGGCTGCTGTGTCCTCTCCAGGTGACTCAAgcaatgaaagagagaaaagccaCAACCCGGCCTGGACACCCTGGCTGCCTGGGAAGGGAatggctgctgcttcccagttgaccccagtgccagcacagcacagctcagggaCATCCCTCATTGGAGTTTTTCTCCACAGGTGTGTCCAGGTGGGATTGCGAAacactgcacacagtgctggagTGTCTCACAACAAGGAGCCCTGCCACTAAACCACTCGTGGTAGCCCCATGGTGTCACCACGCCACTGTGTTAGGAGGCAGAACACAGTGACCCAGCTCCTGCCCCCAccacctcccctggcacagccccAGTGCACCCCAGTGGAGCCAAACTCTCCTCTTTGCTGGTTTTATTGACACGGATGAGTCTCAGCAGGATCTTGTCCCTTGGAGCCAAGCCCAGTGCTTGTCTCTGCCCAATGCCATCACGCTGGGACCTCAGTCTCCTCTTGTGGCCGTCCCTTGGTCTCCAGTGCCTGGCGTGTGTCTACCTGCCACTGCTGCACCAGGTCCGTCGGAGTCTTACCAGCCTGTGAAAGGGGGCAAAGGTTGAGATCAGGGTGGCAGACAACAGCATAAGCACATCTCACACCACTCACCAAGTTCCTGGCCATCATGTCAGCCCCATGCAGGATCAGCATTTTAATGATCTTGTAGCGGCTGAGCCGTGTGGCATCGTGCAGTGCTGTGTCACCTTCCTGCAAGAGATGCAGCCTGGCTCTGTGCACCGCATCCCCAAGAGGACATGGGGATAGTGAGCACCTGGATGTTGCACTCACCCTGTCTGGGGAGTTGATGTCCACCCCACAGTGGATGAGGTGCTCCACAATATCGAGGTGTCCAGTGCGGGTGGCCACGTGGAGGGGAGTGCTGAGCAGCTGGGTGGGAGGAGCAGACACCAGAATGGATCAGCACCCCTTCCCCACTAACACAGCACCTGGACAGCCCTGTTTCCATGCGGCCTGCCTGTGCTCCTGGTGTTTCCCCATCCCCAAGCTCACCTTGTCCTTCAGGTTGAGGTCTGCTCCCCGGTCCTGCAGCAGCTTCACGGCGTCCAGGTTCCCCCCCCGGCAGGCCCAGTGCACAGCGGTGCTGTCCAGCTGGGCACACAAAGCTGTGCCTTAGCAGGGCCACCACCCAGCCAATCCCCAGGCTGAGCTGGCAGAGCTTGACTCATGGTCGCTACTGGGCTGGGGACAGCCCAGCTCTGCTTAGGGGCCCCCCACTCTATATTGTGCCCAGTGGCTCAGGTGTAGGAAGGGACTCAGCCTCACCCGGTCCCTGAAGTCAACAGTGGCCCCACTgtccagcagcttctgcaggatGTCCATGTGTCCCTCCAGCGAGGAGCGGTGAAGGGCCGTACGGTGGAACTGGAGGGGCCGAGATATGGTGTTGGCAGCTGGCTCTAATGCCCTGGCCCAGAGCAGCCTCAACCCAGGGGCACCGCACTACCTCATCACACGTGTCTGGGAGGCCACCATCCGCCAGAAACTTCTCAATGACGCGGATCTTGCCCTGCACGGCAGCTCGCAGGAAGTCCTCTGGCTCCACGGGACCCTCCTGGGGCAGgacagggcagggctggggcacgGGGACAGCGGGGGCCCTGTGCCCTGCTTCTCCAGGAGGGatccccagctgctgcagccccttcccGCACCCTGCACATACAATCTCCTGGGGCTCTGGTGGTGGGGTGGGCTCCGGGGTGGCTGCCCGCTCCTCACGGCGCTTGCGGCGCTGCTTGCGAAGCTCGATGAGCCGCTGAATGCTCCCCACGTCAATGATCTCCCGCCGCAGGTCCACCGAGGTTCTCCTCACCCGCTCCTGTCCCTGTGGGGACGTGCAGCACCGTGTCGGTCCCCAGCTGGGAGCCCTCCTGCATCCCACTCCCCTGTACGGCACTCACCTTGATGGCCTCGATGCCGCGGTTCCGGGGGCCTTGGCgtttctcctcctccagctctggTGTGTTCATCCGCTCCACGGCCAGTGGCTCCCGTGGGCCATCACCTTTCAGCCTCTGTGGAGACATGGGGGGGGGCTGTAGAGTTCTAGGTGGGCACCAAGCAGCCCAGCATCCAGCCCCGGGCACCGCTCATGTCTTTGGGATTCCTGGCAGCCCCTGGGCTCTCATTTGCCCACCTGCTCTGCTCAGTAGCCAGCTGTCAGAGTGCCTCCAGCTGGGAATTCAATGCCTGCAGTAGCCCTCAGCCTTCCGGCTGAATGTGCCAGTATGGCAGGATCTCCAAGGATGGTCAAGAACCcaccttctcttcctcttcctcctccgcCAGCTTCTGGTCAATGAGctcctttgctttttccacATCCAGCTCTGTGATCTGTTCCACCTCCAGCTCCTTGCCTTTTTCCCCATCCAGTTCCATTTCTGCCTGGTGTTCAGCCCCACTGGGGTGCCCTCGCAAGATACAGCCTCTTCTCCTCACTGCAGGCACAGAGTTCCCGGTCCCAGCAGCTCCGCTGGCGGTGGGGCTTTATGCCTCCGGCCCCTCCGTCCCACTGCCCAAGGGCACCAACAGCTGTGCCTGCTCCACATGACTGGGGCAGCTTTGCCATGAGCTCAccctgctgctttctggtgCCCCTGGCTCACGTCCTGCATGCTCTTAAAGCAACCCATGTCCCTTCCACACCTAGTTGTCTGGGACCCCCATATTGGCACAGGGACCTGGGGCATGCAGGGCTTGTAGAGCTGGTCTAGAGCCTGGATGGAGTGGTGCCAGGGTATGTGGTAGCCCTGTGGTTCCTGAATCCATGCCACCCACCCTGGGCAGTCAGGATGCTCACGACGGCTCCATGCTGCTTTGGAGGATGACCTCAGGTCCCGAGCATCCAGAACAGCCCCATGGCCACCTGGTCTCCTTACCGCATGCACACAGGCAGCGGGGCCGGCAGACAGAGACTGCAGCTGTTCCCAGTGCCAGGAACATTGCTCAGCCACTCCAAGCTTTGCTTTCCCTATTTGTAAGATGAGGGCAGTGCACCTCGTGCCGGGACAGTTAATGCGCTGGGCACCAGCCCCTGGGATCAAACAGAGGAGGGACAGATGAGGACACATCACACTCCTGGGCACGTGTAGGACCCAGGGCTATACTCGGGTGCTGTACCCCATGAGTGCCACAGAGATGGGAGGGAGAGGGGTGCGGAAGGGTGACACACAGGGCTGTAAAAGGGGAACAGAGCTCAGACCACTGGCATCCCTCGTGTCCAGCTGTCCCTGCCAGGTGATGCTGGAACGGATGTCAGATGGGCACATGGGCCAGGGGACAGCCCCCAGCAAGtcccagcagggagaaggatgAAAAGGCTTTATTGATAAATACACAGACTATGTACAGAGGGGAGACATCTCCGCCCGGTACTGCAGTGCCTGGGCCGGAGGCAGCAGGAGCCCGGCTGGCGGGTCACAGCCTCTCCCCaagggcagccccacagcagggcCCCCCAGCACACATTTGGTCTCGCACCTTCCACAGCAAACGTACCCATGTCtccagcccacagccctggggaggGGACCCGATGaccccagcagggctgggacacGGCATGGAACATTCCCAAGGTGCCGCCGGGCCTCGGTGCGGGAAGAGGACTCCCAGCTCCCCACCGCAGCTCAGTTCCTGGGTGACAGTGGCTGGTTGACGATGACTTGCACCACAAAATCCTTCTGGATCTTGGTCTCCTGCAGCCGCGTGCGGTCAGTGAGCAGCTTGCCAGAGAAGAACCATCGCTGCCAGGCCAGGTCGATGCCCTCCTGCGCCTGCAGCTGCTTCTTCAGCTGCCCGATGGTGTCGGCCATGCTGGCGCTGAGCCGCAGGTCCTTGCCGGTGGACAGGCGCACCTTGAGGGCAAACTCGCGCCGGGCATTGGGGAGCGGCTCAGCCGGCTCAGCCGCCTCCTCCTCGCCCCGCTCCAGGATCAGGTTGACGGGCGGTGCCAGGCAGTACACAGGCAGCTGGTAGCGGTTGCCCAGCTCGTCGTAGCACTCCGTCAGCGACCCTGTGGACAGCGGGGTGAGCGATGGAGTCTTGCAAGGCACCCCCAAATGGGGACCCCCACTCTTGCATCCCCCCCGCCACCACCCCTCACCGTGGGGCAGGGTGATGCTGGCTCCGTCCAGGATGGCCTGGGCCAGGCTGTGGTCATTGGCCTCCACGGCGTAGGCTGCAGCCTTCAGGGCATCCCAGATCTCCTTGCGGCCCTCGAAGGCAGGTGCTGTGTCCCAGAACTCGTCCCGCTTGCTGCGCAGCTGCCCGTCCGTCATGGGGTAGTCACTCTTCCACTTAGGACGCTCCTTCTTCAGGGGCTCATTGCGGCCTGGGGAGGCAGAGGGAGGCTCAAACAGGGGTCTCCCAGTACAGCAAAGGGACCCAAAGGCTATCGGGGTTTCCCCACAGCATGCACAGCGGTGTCCAAGGGACAGCTCCCAACACAGCCATGGGAAATGCAGTAGCATCCTAGTGGGGTGCAGGGGGTTCCCTCCTGTGCTATGGAAATGGGGAGCCAGGGACAGCCTGGGGTGGCTGCAGGGCCCGGGGCCTTTGAGGCAGAGCAGTATTTATAGCTTGGGGAATTAGCCAGGAAATAAGTCGGTGTGGTAGAGAGGGAAAGAGATTACAGGGGCTGAGCTACAGCCCCAACAAGGAGGGGGGCATgacttctccttcctttgcccaccccagggcagtgctgtgggaggTGACAGCACTGTGCCACACTGAGCCCTGCCgaccctgcagcagcccctgtgAGCAGCCTCCTGCATGGCAACTGAAGCTGGATGTCATGCCACACAGCAGAGAAAACTTGTCCCTGGGCTGGCAGCACCATGCTGTGGCAGGGGACACCTGTGCGACCAAGCTGTGAAACATCCACAGCAGGTCCCAGCCCCGTGGGAATGGCCCCGTGCCACCAGCCTCACAGCAGGCCGGAAGCGTGGGGTAGGAAGGAGCTGTTGTCACTCCCAGCTGGGCTGGGGACAAAGAGTGTCAACATCTCCTTCCTGTCACTGCTTTCTGTGCGGCAGCCAGCCCACACCATGCCTGCAGGGGCACAGAATGAGTGGAGTCTGACAAGGCAGGAAGGATGCTGAGTGCTACCAGGACCTGTTGGGCAGGGGAATGCCACCTGCCTGCATGTGCAACCACCACTGGAGACGGTGACCACTGCTGGGGACAaccactgctgccagctccaggCTGTCACATCCTATAGAAGGC
This portion of the Meleagris gallopavo isolate NT-WF06-2002-E0010 breed Aviagen turkey brand Nicholas breeding stock chromosome 8, Turkey_5.1, whole genome shotgun sequence genome encodes:
- the UBTD1 gene encoding ubiquitin domain-containing protein 1 isoform X1, with product MGDLQHPLIPVCPCLVGAAERMCWSVLLSLRRGHSSSHSAARGGPKMMWWPTCCSCDLVAPTSAILTTSFRLVVSTVPRAGRNEPLKKERPKWKSDYPMTDGQLRSKRDEFWDTAPAFEGRKEIWDALKAAAYAVEANDHSLAQAILDGASITLPHGSLTECYDELGNRYQLPVYCLAPPVNLILERGEEEAAEPAEPLPNARREFALKVRLSTGKDLRLSASMADTIGQLKKQLQAQEGIDLAWQRWFFSGKLLTDRTRLQETKIQKDFVVQVIVNQPLSPRN
- the UBTD1 gene encoding ubiquitin domain-containing protein 1 isoform X2 translates to MTDGQLRSKRDEFWDTAPAFEGRKEIWDALKAAAYAVEANDHSLAQAILDGASITLPHGSLTECYDELGNRYQLPVYCLAPPVNLILERGEEEAAEPAEPLPNARREFALKVRLSTGKDLRLSASMADTIGQLKKQLQAQEGIDLAWQRWFFSGKLLTDRTRLQETKIQKDFVVQVIVNQPLSPRN
- the ANKRD2 gene encoding ankyrin repeat domain-containing protein 2, producing MELDGEKGKELEVEQITELDVEKAKELIDQKLAEEEEEEKRLKGDGPREPLAVERMNTPELEEEKRQGPRNRGIEAIKGQERVRRTSVDLRREIIDVGSIQRLIELRKQRRKRREERAATPEPTPPPEPQEIEGPVEPEDFLRAAVQGKIRVIEKFLADGGLPDTCDEFHRTALHRSSLEGHMDILQKLLDSGATVDFRDRLDSTAVHWACRGGNLDAVKLLQDRGADLNLKDKLLSTPLHVATRTGHLDIVEHLIHCGVDINSPDREGDTALHDATRLSRYKIIKMLILHGADMMARNLAGKTPTDLVQQWQVDTRQALETKGRPQEETEVPA